One stretch of Euphorbia lathyris chromosome 7, ddEupLath1.1, whole genome shotgun sequence DNA includes these proteins:
- the LOC136234727 gene encoding F-box protein CPR1-like, whose product MANLPQELIYEILLWFPVKSLLRFRCVSKSFCAIIGSQSFINSHFKRSSENKIHPKLIELGVHRLGNNRCIFHALDFNEDFQPELVLYKSFPSMPYPSFFSYCNGLVLLCIWPCELCLWNPSTRKYRILPAFPVNATVDFKYHNFVLGYDSTTDDFKVVAFMWKVGCGLTQVWIFELRSNCWRRIQDFPYVGYNCIKLGGNGDCFVDGSLHFICYVRGEYKSYEIVAFDVAKETFSIVHKLAFQTEGIPIHLHVLGGCLSISFFSESSEECVDIYARKKDGDGFTWTRLHSVTRQFSGEAFDLFVQGKVAYSKKGDKAFLSSKGKLCSYDFGDKTLQEIVSNSNILSVEILLCTESLVPIGSLDEEE is encoded by the coding sequence ATGGCTAATCTTCCGCAAGAATTGATTTATGAAATTCTTCTTTGGTTTCCAGTCAAGTCTCTTCTTCGATTTAGATGTGTTTCTAAATCGTTTTGTGCCATCATTGGAAGCCAATCATTCATCAATTCTCATTTCAAAAGATCTTCTGAAAATAAGATTCATCCCAAGCTGATTGAACTAGGAGTACATAGGCTGGGTAATAATCGCTGCATATTTCATGCTTTAGACTTCAACGAAGACTTCCAACCAGAGTTGGTGCTTTATAAATCATTTCCATCCATGCCATATCCCTCGTTCTTTTCTTATTGCAATGGTTTGGTTCTCTTGTGTATATGGCCTTGTGAACTTTGTTTATGGAATCCATCCACCAGAAAGTACAGGATACTTCCGGCTTTCCCTGTGAATGCTACAGTTGATTTCAAGTATCACAATTTTGTTTTGGGTTATGACTCTACTACAGATGATTTCAAGGTTGTAGCATTTATGTGGAAGGTGGGATGCGGTTTAACCCAGGTTTGGATTTTTGAATTGAGGTCAAATTGTTGGAGAAGGATTCAGGATTTTCCTTACGTTGGGTATAATTGTATTAAACTTGGTGGCAATGGAGATTGCTTTGTGGATGGTTCTCTGCATTTTATATGCTATGTTAGAGGTGAATATAAATCATATGAAATTGTAGCATTTGATGTTGCAAAAGAGACATTTTCTATAGTACACAAGCTTGCTTTCCAAACTGAAGGAATTCCTATCCATTTGCATGTTTTGGGAGGGTGCCTTTCTATCAGTTTTTTTAGTGAGAGTTCGGAAGAGTGTGTTGATATATATGCGAGGAAGAAGGATGGAGATGGGTTTACTTGGACTAGATTACATTCTGTTACAAGACAATTTTCTGGAGAAGCATTTGACCTTTTTGTACAAGGGAAAGTTGCATATTCAAAGAAAGGAGACAAggcttttctttcttcaaaagGGAAGTTGTGTTCGTATgattttggagataaaactctCCAAGA